In the genome of Hyphomicrobium sp. ghe19, the window GAAAGTTTCGTGATAGTAGACGTTCCCGGAAAGTGGAGTCGCGCAAATCGCCGCCAATTCGGACAGCGGGCCTTCGCCTGCGCGGATTGCTCAGTGTTTTCGCGTCCTGAGGGGAAGCATCAGCATGTCCGTGAAGTCCGATATCGAAATTGCACGCGAAGCAAAGATTAAGCCCATCGCGGAGGTTGCCGCCAAGGTCGGCGTTCCATCGCACGCACTCATTCCTTATGGGTGGACCAAGGCCAAAATTTCGTCCGACTATCTCAAAGACATTGAAAGTTTCAGCGACGGCAAGGTCATCCTTGTAACCGCCATCAGTCCGACGCCGGCGGGCGAGGGCAAGACGACGACGACCGTCGGTCTCAGCGACGGCTTGAACCACATCGGCAAGAAGGCGATCGCGGCGCTGCGCGAACCGTCGCTCGGGCCATGCTTCGGCGTCAAGGGCGGCGCGGCGGGCGGCGGCTACGCCCAGGTCGTGCCGATGGAGGACATCAACCTCCACTTCACCGGCGACTTCCATGCGATCACGAGCGCCCACAATCTGCTGTCGGCGTTGATCGACAACCACATCTACTGGGGCAACGCGCTGGGCATCGACCAGCGGCGCATCGGCTGGAAGCGCGTGCTCGACATGAACGATCGCGCGCTGCGCTCGATCGTCAATTCCTTGGGCGGTGTTTCGAACGGCTTCCCGCGCGAGGACGGCTTCGATATCACCGTCGCCTCCGAGGTCATGGCGATCCTCTGCCTGTCGAAGGATCTGAAGGATCTCGAGAACCGTCTCGGCAACATCGTCGTCGCCTACACGCGCGATAAGAAGCCGATCCGCGCTCGCGACTTGAAGGCCGACGGCGCCATGACGGTGCTCTTGAAGGACGCCTTGCAGCCGAACCTGGTGCAGACGCTCGAGAACAACCCGGTGTTCATCCACGGCGGTCCGTTCGCCAACATCGCGCATGGCTGCAACTCGGTGCTGGCGACGAAAACGGCGATGAAACTTGCCGATTACGTCGTGACCGAAGCCGGTTTCGGCGCCGACTTGGGTGCCGAGAAGTTCTTCGACATCAAGTGCCGCAAGGCCGGCATCGCGCCGTCCGTCGTCGTCATCGTCGCCACCGTCCGCGCGCTGAAGATGCACGGCGGCATCGCCAAGGATGATCTCAAGGCCGAGAACGCGGCAGCGGTCGCCAAGGGCTGCGAAAACCTCAAGCGGCACATCGAGAACGTCAACAAGTTCGGCGTGCCGGCGGTCGTCGCGGTCAACAAGTTCATCACCGACACCGACGCTGAAATCGCCGAGGTTCAGAAAGCGGCCGAAAGCATGGGCACGAAGGCGTTCCTGTGCACGCACTGGGCCGATGGCGGCAAGGGCACGGAGGGGCTGGCGCATCACGTCGTCAAGGTGATCGACGAAGGCAAGGCGAACTTCAAGCCGCTCTATCCCGACGACATGAAGCTGCGCGACAAGGTGAAGACGATCGCGACGGAAATCTATCGCGCCGCCGACATCTCCTGCGATGCGAGCGTCGAAAATCAGTTCAAGGATCTGGAAGCCGCGGGCTTCGGGCACTTCCCGGTGTGCATGGCGAAGACGCAGTACTCGTTCTCGACCGACGCCTCGAAGCGCGGCGCGCCGACGGGCCACATCGTGCCGATCCGCGAGCTCAGACTCTCCGCCGGCGCCGAGTTCATCGTCGTCGTCACGGGTGAGATCATGACGATGCCGGGCCTGCCGAAGGTTCCATCCGCCGACTCGATCCGCCTCGACGACAAGGGCCAGATCCAGGGACTGTTCTAACAGTAGCCGCTGGCGGCTCTCCCAGTTGGGAGTCGCCGGCGCCAACAAAATATGATGCGCCGGACGCGCTCGAAATGCCTCGATCAAATTTCTACCAACGCGTTCGAGGAGTCTTCTGAGAGCGCAGCAACACTTCAGCGAGCAACACAATGACAGCCAAAATTATCGACGGTAAGGCCGTGGCAGCTGGTGTTCGTCAAGAGTGCCGGCAACGGGTTGACGTTCTCAAAAAGAAATTTGGTGTGTCACCGGGCCTTGCCGTCATCATGGTCGGAGAAGACCCGGCGTCGGCCGTGTATGTGCGAAAGAAAATACAGGCCTGCGCTGACGTCGGCATCGATTCTCGCAAGTTTCTGTTTCCGGCCGACGTAGAGCAGTCAGCCGTCATCGACAAAATTGCAGAGCTCAGCGCCAACCCGTCGATCAACGGAATCCTGGTGCAGCTGCCACTGCCGAAACATTTCGACGTCAAGGCGGTGCTCGGCGCCATCGATCAGGAGAAGGATGTCGACGGTTTTCATCTCTACAACGTCGGTGGCTTGGTCATCGGCGATACGGTGTTCCCGCCGTGCACGCCTTACGGCGTCATGCTGATGCTCGATAGTGCGGGCGTCGAGGTTTCCGGTCGCAACGCGGTCGTTGTCGGTGCGAGCAACATTGTCGGCAAGCCGATGGCGCTGATGTTGATGCAGCGCGAGGCGACGGTTTCGGTTTGTCACGCGAAGACACGCGATCTCGCACAATTCACCATTCTTGCCGACATTCTGATCGTGGCGGCGGGGTATCCCAATCTCATAACGGCGCCGATGGTCAAGTCGGGCGCGGTCGTCATCGATGTCGGCATCAATCGCCTGGCGAACGGTCAGCTGGTGGGTGATTGCGATTTTGAAGGTGTGAGCCGACGCGCATCGATGATCACGCCCGTTCCGGGCGGTGTCGGCCCCATGACGGTGACCATGCTGCTCGTCAACACGATCAACTCGGCCGAGCGCTCTCTGAATGCCGCCGGTCATCAGCCTATGCTTGGCCGTTCCACTTGTGCTGCGACATCGGGCGTTTGAGCTAAGCGCGCCAAACATGGCCGCGTAAATACCTGAGCGGGCGCATGCGATCACGCGCCTTCGGCGAGGGCCACACTGCTCTGCACAAACATTCGTCTTCAGCCTAAGCTTGCAACTCGCCGTCGAAGTCACTTAGTGTTCCTGTGGGGAAGGCCATCTTTCCGCGCGCGATCTTTTGGGTGTTCTTACCGCGGTGCAATATGTCTTCGAACAACACTCGGCACGATGATTTTTTCCGGAATCTCGATTGGAATCTATTCAAGATCTTCTGCATCATTGCTGAAACCGGCGGCGTCACAGCGGCGGCGGAGCTTTTGCGTCGCAAGCAACCCTCCATAAGTCTCGCACTGCAGCGTCTCGAAGGTCATCTCAATGTGCGTCTCTGCGAACGCGGCCCGAGCGGTTTCGAGCTGACCGACGAGGGCCGGGCGCTCGCCAACACATGCATGAAGCTGAAGTCGCTGATTCGCGGCATTCCGGATGCGATGGCTGACACGCTCAACACTGTCAGCGGCCCAGTGCGCATCAAAATGATCAGCAATGTCGTCAGCGAAATTCTCGATGACGTCATCATGTCGTTTCACAGGAAGTGTCCGAATGTCGAACTGATCGTCGATGTGGCCAGCTGGTCGGATGTCATCAATGCGCTGCTTCGGAAGGAGATCGACATCGGCGTCGCGCCATCGCGCAGCAAACGCGCCGACCTCATCTATCATCCGTTGTTTCGCGAGACGCATCGTCCCTATTGCGGGCGCGGTCATCGCCTCTATGGTCAGAAAATTCTCGATCCTAAAGCACTGGCGCAAGAACCTTTCATCCTGACAGGCGCCGATGAACCCGACCAGCTCTCAGATTTTCGGCTCAAATACGGAATTGGGC includes:
- the folD gene encoding bifunctional methylenetetrahydrofolate dehydrogenase/methenyltetrahydrofolate cyclohydrolase FolD, with the protein product MTAKIIDGKAVAAGVRQECRQRVDVLKKKFGVSPGLAVIMVGEDPASAVYVRKKIQACADVGIDSRKFLFPADVEQSAVIDKIAELSANPSINGILVQLPLPKHFDVKAVLGAIDQEKDVDGFHLYNVGGLVIGDTVFPPCTPYGVMLMLDSAGVEVSGRNAVVVGASNIVGKPMALMLMQREATVSVCHAKTRDLAQFTILADILIVAAGYPNLITAPMVKSGAVVIDVGINRLANGQLVGDCDFEGVSRRASMITPVPGGVGPMTVTMLLVNTINSAERSLNAAGHQPMLGRSTCAATSGV
- a CDS encoding formate--tetrahydrofolate ligase; translation: MSVKSDIEIAREAKIKPIAEVAAKVGVPSHALIPYGWTKAKISSDYLKDIESFSDGKVILVTAISPTPAGEGKTTTTVGLSDGLNHIGKKAIAALREPSLGPCFGVKGGAAGGGYAQVVPMEDINLHFTGDFHAITSAHNLLSALIDNHIYWGNALGIDQRRIGWKRVLDMNDRALRSIVNSLGGVSNGFPREDGFDITVASEVMAILCLSKDLKDLENRLGNIVVAYTRDKKPIRARDLKADGAMTVLLKDALQPNLVQTLENNPVFIHGGPFANIAHGCNSVLATKTAMKLADYVVTEAGFGADLGAEKFFDIKCRKAGIAPSVVVIVATVRALKMHGGIAKDDLKAENAAAVAKGCENLKRHIENVNKFGVPAVVAVNKFITDTDAEIAEVQKAAESMGTKAFLCTHWADGGKGTEGLAHHVVKVIDEGKANFKPLYPDDMKLRDKVKTIATEIYRAADISCDASVENQFKDLEAAGFGHFPVCMAKTQYSFSTDASKRGAPTGHIVPIRELRLSAGAEFIVVVTGEIMTMPGLPKVPSADSIRLDDKGQIQGLF
- a CDS encoding LysR family transcriptional regulator, whose protein sequence is MSSNNTRHDDFFRNLDWNLFKIFCIIAETGGVTAAAELLRRKQPSISLALQRLEGHLNVRLCERGPSGFELTDEGRALANTCMKLKSLIRGIPDAMADTLNTVSGPVRIKMISNVVSEILDDVIMSFHRKCPNVELIVDVASWSDVINALLRKEIDIGVAPSRSKRADLIYHPLFRETHRPYCGRGHRLYGQKILDPKALAQEPFILTGADEPDQLSDFRLKYGIGQKVSGISQHLEEARRLAILGVGLCFLPDGYAAPDVSSGRLWPLLGRRNAPAMEIFIISNPDRPWHTAHILFIEELKAIICEAKRVRSLVSADDAID